Proteins from a genomic interval of Haemorhous mexicanus isolate bHaeMex1 chromosome Z, bHaeMex1.pri, whole genome shotgun sequence:
- the ERCC8 gene encoding DNA excision repair protein ERCC-8 isoform X4, protein MLGVFLAVFVSLVTVGTKSPKVQLCDLKSGSSSHILQGHRQEVLAVSWSPRHEYVLATGSADGRVKLWDVRRASGCLSTLDQYNGEKSKASSEAANTAHNGRVNGLCYTNDGLHLLTIGTDDRMRLWNSSTGENTLVNYGKVCNESRKGLKFAISCGCNPEFAFVPYGSTIAVYTVFTGELITMLRGHYSTVNCCVFQPHFQELYTGSKDCNILAWIPAPREPVSDDISEKSLPQHHVNPAYEDAWSSSDDEG, encoded by the exons ATGCTGGGAGTTTTTTTAGCTGTCTTTGTTTCTCTTGTTACAGTTGGTACCAAAAGCCCCAAAGTACAGCTCTGTGACTTGAAGTCTGGATCCAGTTCTCACATTCTGCAGG GTCACAGACAAGAAGTATTGGCAGTGTCTTGGTCCCCACGTCATGAATATGTTTTGGCAACAGGAAG TGCTGATGGTAGAGTAAAATTATGGGATGTGAGGAGAGCTTCTGGATGTCTGAGTACACTTGATCAGTACAATGGAGAAAAGTCCAAAGCATCTTCTGAGGCGG CAAACACTGCTCACAATGGGAGAGTGAATGGTTTATGCTATACAAATGATGGACTTCACCTGTTAACCATTGGTACAGATGATCGGATGCGACTCTGGAATAGCTCCACTGGAGAAAACACCTTA GTGAACTATGGGAAAGTCTGTAATGAAAGTAGGAAAGGACTCAAATTTGCCATCTCTTGTGGCTGTAATCCAGAGTTTGCCTTTGTTCCATATGGAAGTACCATTGCTGTTTATACAGTTTTCACAGGAGAACTGATAACTATGCTTAGAGGGCATTATAGTACTGTCAACTGCTGTGTATTTCAGCCTCATTTTCAG GAACTTTATACTGGTAGCAAAGACTGCAATATCCTCGCATGGATACCAGCTCCACGAGAGCCAGTTTCTGATGATATTTCTGAAAAG tCTCTGCCTCAACATCATGTAAATCCAGCATATGAAGACGCATGGAGCAGCAGTGATGATGAAGGCTGA